From one Novipirellula galeiformis genomic stretch:
- a CDS encoding polyketide synthase, with protein sequence MGTPLSLDPKLRRLIDSLRQRIRRYVIVDSLLAIAAVVLAAFWLGLALDYGPVLLGGTEMPPLARLILLLVVAVTVLMMVARLLIGRLRRPLPDDSLALLVERQHPHLGGRLVTTVQLNRSDRDNDSHAPELLKRVHLEATAAIDQVDTTRIFTWQPILRKTMFVAPMLLAALALLLLNPTAFARATTRLTLLSNDPWPRRATLDMVGIELPVISATDEEALAPTLVEFEEKVIQLPRGSSGTLRIRALAEAAEVPVVCTVYYRSDDGTRGQSNMRRIGRVVDGYQSFVLDGPPLAGLSDSMTLSVRGLDARLDDFRIEAVTPPAITRMNVSVRYPEYLRPEAPSEFDLRTDYQAGLRLREGSEVVLTATSSVPLGDTEVVLRTDSGEFERAQWIPSEDRREGQIVLNDFTRSTAVRIVPRDQQGISAQAPYRYFFGVVTDEPPELQMRLRGIGTAVTAIAKMPVEVVAKDDYGIESLEVSVTPLAIRDPTETQEAPGDPASDPAGVSMPLKWDRQGDAATEIDLREWAAQERLAELAPGSVINVFAEARDGYDLGKSHLTRSELFRLEIVTPEKLLALLERRELALRGRLEQTIDETRNLRDTLDRLRRIGFEEVTDAVGEEADDTRTTQVRLLRVQQTGLQANKTSEELSGIAASLDDLLQEMINNRVDSVDRRERIGEGVRDPLKNIVSGPLQRLKDQIHGIEQSMEVTQEAARKTGEAVQTAEDVLLQLTAVLEKMLDLESYNEILDMVRELIEDQDELLEETKAEQKKRVLDLFK encoded by the coding sequence ATGGGAACACCACTTTCACTTGACCCGAAACTTCGACGTCTGATCGATTCGCTACGCCAGCGGATTCGTCGGTATGTCATCGTGGATTCGCTGCTGGCGATTGCCGCGGTGGTGTTAGCCGCGTTCTGGCTCGGGCTAGCGTTGGATTACGGGCCGGTGTTGTTAGGCGGCACCGAAATGCCGCCACTGGCGCGTTTGATTCTGTTGCTGGTCGTTGCCGTGACCGTGCTGATGATGGTCGCTCGTTTGTTGATCGGACGCTTGCGTCGTCCGTTGCCCGATGACAGTTTGGCCTTGCTCGTCGAACGCCAACATCCGCACCTGGGCGGCCGCTTGGTGACGACCGTCCAACTCAATCGTAGCGACCGAGACAACGACTCCCATGCCCCGGAATTGTTAAAGCGAGTCCATCTCGAAGCGACCGCGGCGATTGACCAAGTTGACACCACCCGCATTTTCACGTGGCAACCGATCCTGCGAAAAACGATGTTCGTGGCCCCGATGTTGCTTGCGGCGCTGGCGTTGTTGCTGCTCAACCCGACGGCCTTTGCCCGCGCCACCACTCGTTTGACGCTGTTATCCAATGATCCTTGGCCACGCCGTGCCACGCTTGACATGGTCGGCATTGAGTTGCCGGTCATCTCGGCCACCGACGAAGAAGCATTGGCGCCGACGTTGGTCGAGTTTGAAGAAAAGGTGATCCAGCTTCCGCGCGGTAGCAGCGGCACCTTGCGAATTCGGGCCCTGGCCGAAGCAGCCGAAGTCCCGGTCGTGTGCACCGTTTACTATCGCAGCGACGATGGAACGCGTGGGCAATCGAATATGCGACGCATTGGACGCGTGGTCGATGGATATCAATCGTTTGTACTCGATGGCCCGCCGTTGGCCGGACTCAGCGATTCGATGACGCTCAGTGTCCGAGGTCTTGATGCTCGACTAGACGATTTTCGGATCGAAGCGGTTACGCCTCCGGCGATCACCCGCATGAATGTCTCGGTCCGTTATCCCGAATACCTACGCCCCGAAGCCCCCTCGGAATTTGATCTCCGCACCGACTACCAAGCGGGCTTGCGGTTACGCGAGGGCAGCGAAGTCGTATTGACGGCGACCAGCAGCGTCCCGTTGGGCGATACCGAAGTCGTGCTGCGGACCGACTCGGGCGAATTCGAGCGCGCCCAATGGATCCCCAGTGAAGATCGGCGCGAAGGACAAATCGTGCTCAACGACTTCACCCGCTCGACCGCCGTTCGCATTGTCCCGCGAGATCAACAAGGCATCTCGGCCCAAGCCCCCTATCGATACTTCTTCGGCGTCGTGACGGACGAACCACCCGAACTACAGATGCGACTGCGTGGCATCGGCACCGCAGTCACTGCGATTGCCAAAATGCCAGTGGAGGTGGTTGCCAAGGACGATTATGGAATCGAGTCATTGGAGGTTTCGGTGACCCCGTTAGCCATCCGTGACCCAACCGAAACACAAGAGGCCCCAGGGGACCCGGCCTCGGATCCTGCGGGCGTCAGTATGCCGCTAAAGTGGGACCGCCAAGGGGATGCCGCCACGGAGATCGATTTGCGTGAATGGGCTGCCCAAGAACGCCTAGCGGAACTCGCCCCAGGAAGTGTGATCAATGTTTTTGCTGAGGCCCGCGATGGCTACGACCTTGGCAAATCTCACCTAACTCGTAGTGAATTGTTCCGTCTCGAAATCGTGACCCCTGAAAAATTGTTAGCGTTATTGGAACGGCGTGAATTGGCACTTCGGGGACGTTTGGAACAAACGATTGATGAAACAAGAAATCTGCGTGACACGCTCGATCGGTTGCGCCGCATCGGATTCGAGGAAGTGACCGACGCGGTCGGCGAAGAGGCCGATGACACGCGAACCACGCAAGTTCGTTTGCTGCGAGTCCAACAAACCGGGCTGCAAGCAAACAAAACAAGCGAAGAGTTATCGGGAATCGCAGCGTCGCTGGACGATTTGTTGCAAGAGATGATCAACAATCGAGTCGATTCGGTGGATCGTCGCGAACGGATTGGCGAAGGGGTGCGTGACCCGCTGAAAAACATCGTTTCCGGACCACTGCAGCGTTTGAAAGACCAAATTCACGGCATCGAACAGAGCATGGAAGTGACGCAGGAGGCTGCTCGAAAAACGGGCGAAGCGGTGCAAACGGCGGAGGATGTTTTGCTGCAATTGACCGCCGTACTGGAAAAAATGCTTGATTTAGAGAGCTATAATGAAATCCTTGACATGGTGCGTGAATTGATCGAGGACCAAGACGAGCTATTGGAAGAAACGAAGGCGGAACAGAAAAAACGCGTCTTGGATTTGTTTAAGTAG